From Varibaculum massiliense, a single genomic window includes:
- a CDS encoding helix-turn-helix domain-containing protein: MSEGGFNPGGFRRAVWEVEQAPTARFVALVLSGLADESGFVMRPVFRVADITGFSVRTVQRVLSRLVRAGLIQMFGLRFGAVLLIGCVGSEVE; encoded by the coding sequence ATGAGTGAGGGCGGGTTTAATCCAGGCGGGTTTCGCCGCGCTGTATGGGAAGTTGAACAGGCTCCAACTGCCCGTTTCGTGGCGTTAGTGTTGTCTGGTTTGGCTGATGAGTCAGGGTTTGTGATGCGTCCGGTGTTTCGGGTAGCCGATATTACCGGGTTTAGCGTGCGCACGGTACAACGAGTGCTATCCCGACTGGTCAGGGCAGGGTTGATTCAAATGTTCGGGTTGCGATTCGGTGCGGTGCTACTGATCGGTTGCGTGGGTAGCGAGGTGGAGTGA
- a CDS encoding helix-turn-helix domain-containing protein, translating into MSIRAFTWAFDEVAGVNRGEKLVLLALAEFANDDDITWRARHEIARRALCSDRSLTDYLTSLEAKGFIEREPRYRWCDSGEGACEGRPSHKHRCGTTYRVRRDRKNPVIIPPLSTSAKSAGVAKKSVNAGSATNAKSAGVKPHPQNSAVHTSKILRPYDSYNRQLNYPNPPTPQVAPGRVEAGLVGKKSETTSARLQQSCSAGKTATQPGAPDWDLIRDCLPADLRKLSTSAAIKATSLLRERLGNGWSRQELQRFIGQDPLPDTVKNLSGLACWRIENTPAVPPERLTAKQQVILPLEEETASEAEPLTVEVAREVAWFFTPAALGINKSAVGNEKHWRKRAEKILAAGGGVFDKAIQAGESVSQSLRKAVQAGVSHE; encoded by the coding sequence ATGAGTATTAGGGCATTTACGTGGGCATTTGATGAAGTAGCAGGCGTTAATCGCGGCGAAAAGCTAGTTCTTTTAGCTTTGGCCGAGTTCGCTAATGATGACGATATTACCTGGCGTGCCCGCCACGAGATAGCGAGGCGGGCGCTTTGTTCAGATCGGTCTTTAACGGATTATTTAACCTCGCTTGAAGCTAAAGGGTTTATCGAGCGGGAACCAAGGTATCGGTGGTGCGATTCAGGGGAGGGCGCGTGTGAGGGTAGACCCTCGCATAAGCATCGGTGCGGCACCACTTACCGGGTACGCCGGGATCGAAAAAATCCGGTAATCATTCCGCCGCTGTCCACATCCGCAAAATCTGCGGGTGTGGCAAAAAAGAGTGTTAATGCTGGTAGCGCCACTAACGCAAAATCTGCGGGTGTGAAGCCACATCCGCAAAATAGCGCCGTCCACACCAGCAAAATACTGCGACCATATGATTCATATAACCGTCAATTAAATTATCCCAACCCCCCTACCCCCCAAGTGGCACCTGGCCGCGTAGAGGCGGGGCTGGTTGGAAAAAAATCTGAAACTACTTCTGCCCGCTTGCAGCAAAGCTGCTCCGCGGGCAAAACAGCCACTCAACCGGGTGCGCCGGATTGGGATTTGATTCGAGATTGCCTGCCTGCCGATCTGCGTAAACTGTCTACTTCGGCAGCAATAAAAGCTACTAGCCTTCTGCGTGAAAGACTAGGTAATGGCTGGTCTAGGCAAGAATTGCAAAGATTTATCGGGCAGGATCCACTACCCGATACAGTGAAAAATCTTTCCGGCCTAGCGTGTTGGAGAATCGAAAACACTCCCGCTGTGCCACCGGAACGATTAACAGCAAAACAGCAGGTAATACTGCCTTTAGAGGAAGAAACAGCAAGTGAAGCAGAGCCGTTGACGGTGGAAGTGGCGCGGGAGGTGGCCTGGTTTTTTACCCCTGCCGCGTTAGGGATCAACAAGTCAGCCGTTGGTAACGAAAAACATTGGCGCAAGCGGGCAGAGAAAATCTTAGCTGCTGGTGGCGGCGTGTTCGATAAGGCGATTCAGGCAGGAGAATCGGTGTCGCAATCGCTTAGAAAAGCCGTGCAAGCAGGAGTGAGCCATGAGTGA
- a CDS encoding MerR family transcriptional regulator, whose amino-acid sequence MTVETLKDNGLIGTSEAEGLCGVPGQTLRRWANAGKLSHLRTATGRYFFYREEVKKINFLLTPKMFEAFHEKQSSLVI is encoded by the coding sequence ATGACTGTTGAAACGCTTAAAGATAATGGTTTGATCGGTACCTCAGAAGCCGAAGGGTTGTGTGGGGTGCCGGGTCAAACTTTGCGCCGCTGGGCAAACGCTGGAAAGCTCTCCCATTTGCGCACCGCGACAGGAAGATATTTTTTCTATCGCGAGGAAGTAAAGAAAATTAATTTTCTGCTGACTCCAAAGATGTTTGAGGCGTTCCACGAAAAACAATCTTCGCTGGTGATCTAG
- a CDS encoding helix-turn-helix domain-containing protein, with amino-acid sequence MTKQAIAPSQLSADQAVGLTVAQYLQAATITRTKVSDVLGCSRVNASKKVAGKVGWSIEEIYTLAEFFGLDTTDLLPKKDDTGSWLPAPFNPAFLSRGIGKTPSPLDRNEDGVWRARQDSNLQPSDP; translated from the coding sequence ATGACGAAACAAGCAATCGCACCTAGCCAATTAAGTGCAGATCAAGCCGTAGGGCTTACGGTTGCTCAATACCTGCAAGCCGCTACCATAACCAGAACAAAGGTAAGTGATGTTCTAGGATGCTCACGAGTAAATGCCAGCAAGAAAGTTGCAGGTAAAGTGGGATGGAGTATTGAGGAAATCTATACTCTGGCAGAATTCTTTGGATTAGACACCACAGACTTATTGCCGAAAAAAGACGATACAGGCTCTTGGCTACCTGCGCCTTTTAACCCTGCGTTCCTGAGTCGGGGAATTGGAAAAACCCCGTCACCGCTGGATCGCAACGAGGACGGGGTTTGGCGCGCTCGACAGGATTCGAACCTGCAACCTTCTGATCCGTAG
- a CDS encoding arginine repressor, with product MATVPTTKAAREEAIREILNQQEISSQSQLLSHLAERGIPTTQATLSRDLLALRATKVRATSGKTVYMLPEPYPVRVRRGQEDPGNEKLAKWCQDLLVSSAVVHNQVVLRTPAAGAQLLAGAIDMAWFDTVLGCIAGDDTILVICKTDEDANALNELFMQFVTD from the coding sequence ATGGCAACCGTACCGACCACCAAGGCTGCGCGCGAGGAAGCAATCCGCGAAATCCTCAATCAACAGGAAATCTCTAGTCAGTCGCAACTGCTGAGCCACTTGGCTGAACGGGGAATCCCTACCACCCAGGCCACTTTGTCGCGCGATCTGTTAGCGTTACGTGCCACTAAAGTGCGTGCTACCAGCGGAAAAACTGTCTATATGCTGCCGGAACCCTATCCGGTGCGCGTGCGGAGGGGACAGGAAGATCCCGGTAATGAAAAGTTGGCTAAATGGTGCCAAGACCTGCTGGTATCTTCCGCAGTGGTACATAACCAGGTAGTGCTGCGCACCCCGGCGGCCGGTGCCCAGTTGCTCGCGGGCGCGATCGATATGGCGTGGTTTGATACCGTGCTCGGCTGCATCGCCGGTGACGATACTATCCTGGTCATCTGCAAAACCGATGAAGATGCAAACGCCTTAAACGAGCTGTTTATGCAGTTCGTTACCGATTAG
- the argS gene encoding arginine--tRNA ligase, with protein MTPEELSALIRQILSQLAADTGLDSDAIPETVKVERPRSRDNGDWSTNVAMQLAKKAGMAPRDLAAKITDQLDQVAGISKTEVAGPGFVNIWLGAAAAGALVSTILQAGKDYGHSEILSGQNINVEYVSANPTGPIHLGGGRWAAVGDTLSRILAASGAKVTREYYFNDHGAQITRFAKSLLARWQGKEVPEDGYGGQYVLDIASKVAERAKAEGVQLAELPEAQAEEYFRETGTTLMFGEIKDCLHDFRADFDVFFHEDELHTSGAVTDAIEELRSRGVIYEKDGATWLKSTKYGDDKDRVILKSDGDPAYFAADIAYYRDKQRRGATHEILILGADHHGYIDRMYAMCAAFGGKPGESLEIIIGQMVNLKENGVEVKMSKRAGTVITLDDLVDAVGVDAARYSLVRVSMDSTVDIDLDLLRSHTNENPVYYVQYAHARTCSVGRNADEAGVKADGNYEASALSSQADKDLLGVLAQYPAELKLAAEEREPHRIPRYLEKLAAGYHTWYNQCRVIPRSGEEITAAHVARRHLNEAVRQVLENGLDLCGVIAPERM; from the coding sequence ATGACTCCAGAAGAACTAAGTGCCCTAATCCGCCAGATTCTTTCTCAACTGGCAGCCGACACCGGTTTAGATTCGGATGCTATCCCGGAAACCGTGAAAGTTGAGCGTCCCCGTTCGCGCGATAACGGCGATTGGTCAACTAACGTGGCGATGCAGCTGGCAAAGAAAGCGGGCATGGCGCCGCGCGACCTCGCCGCTAAGATTACCGACCAGCTTGACCAGGTAGCAGGTATCTCGAAAACCGAGGTGGCCGGGCCGGGATTCGTAAACATTTGGCTGGGAGCCGCCGCTGCCGGGGCGCTTGTTTCCACGATTTTGCAGGCCGGGAAAGACTACGGTCACAGCGAAATTTTGAGCGGGCAAAACATCAACGTGGAGTATGTGTCAGCCAACCCCACCGGTCCCATCCATTTAGGGGGAGGGCGCTGGGCGGCAGTGGGCGATACCCTCAGCCGGATTCTGGCGGCCAGTGGGGCAAAAGTGACTCGCGAATACTATTTCAATGACCACGGCGCCCAGATCACTCGCTTTGCCAAGTCGCTTCTGGCGCGTTGGCAAGGCAAAGAAGTGCCGGAAGATGGTTACGGCGGGCAGTACGTCCTCGATATTGCCAGTAAAGTGGCTGAGCGCGCTAAAGCAGAGGGCGTGCAACTAGCAGAGCTACCGGAAGCGCAGGCAGAAGAATACTTCCGGGAAACCGGCACCACCTTGATGTTTGGTGAGATCAAAGATTGTTTGCATGATTTCCGCGCCGATTTTGATGTTTTCTTTCACGAGGACGAGCTGCACACTTCCGGGGCGGTCACTGACGCGATCGAAGAGCTGCGTTCCCGCGGGGTAATCTATGAAAAGGACGGCGCCACCTGGCTGAAGTCCACTAAATATGGGGATGATAAAGACCGGGTGATTTTGAAGTCGGATGGTGATCCCGCCTATTTCGCAGCCGATATTGCCTATTACCGGGATAAACAGCGCCGGGGAGCCACCCATGAAATCTTGATTCTGGGGGCTGACCACCACGGATATATTGACCGCATGTATGCCATGTGTGCGGCCTTCGGGGGCAAGCCTGGCGAAAGCCTGGAAATCATTATCGGGCAGATGGTTAATCTGAAAGAAAACGGCGTAGAAGTGAAAATGTCTAAACGCGCCGGCACCGTGATTACTCTAGATGACCTGGTAGATGCGGTGGGAGTCGATGCTGCCCGCTATTCGTTGGTGCGAGTATCGATGGATTCCACTGTCGATATTGATCTAGATTTGCTGCGCTCCCATACCAATGAAAACCCGGTTTACTATGTGCAATATGCTCATGCCCGCACTTGTTCGGTGGGGCGCAATGCCGACGAAGCCGGAGTGAAAGCTGACGGTAACTATGAGGCCTCCGCGCTTTCTAGCCAAGCCGATAAGGATCTGCTCGGGGTTTTGGCGCAATACCCGGCTGAACTCAAACTGGCCGCCGAAGAGCGCGAACCTCATCGGATCCCGCGTTACCTGGAGAAACTGGCGGCTGGCTATCACACTTGGTACAACCAGTGCCGGGTGATTCCCCGCTCCGGCGAGGAAATAACCGCCGCGCACGTGGCGCGCCGGCACCTGAACGAGGCTGTGCGGCAAGTGCTCGAAAACGGGTTGGATCTTTGCGGAGTGATAGCTCCCGAGCGGATGTAA
- a CDS encoding S1C family serine protease, translated as MMNNNDSPRPDNAHQPLDDWEMDDWQSAGWPGEIPEPSGNRFPTADPGNNGNINSGEGEHAQPELTGRITDIQPGNPAISGGEAPSNSGISPHTDQVFPAGQARLEGYPSPYSSGISGDSPSQNESFFSNDFAPEQMTDTTTFPYSPSPQGTFSSPEHPAWEPAAMPPRKQEKTKRGPGWLATIAIAVAAALCVWLLPAEFGSRTTALGKSPVKVATEAPVVQANAKQTNWEAVAKAVQPSVVAIQVASGDSGESGSGVIFDEAGHVITNYHVVASAVSGKAKVQIELNNGKIYEAKILGTDSSTDLAVLEFVKPPKDLQMAALGSSSNLRVAQPVAAIGSPLGLENTVTTGIISALDRPVVVTQSSGKSGIQIPGLNERSGAGERVVTNAIQVDAAINPGNSGGPLFDASGKVIGITSSIASLGSSGEGQAGSIGIGFAIPVNLVRNVADQIITSGKVTHAMLGVTIETGIAQISGEARMGARVSSVVPGSGADKAGLKQGDLITKIDGRLVGSGVALTGYVRWYNPGDKVKLTVIREDGSHEIEAQLGAQKADR; from the coding sequence ATGATGAACAACAATGATTCACCCCGACCCGATAATGCTCATCAGCCGCTCGACGACTGGGAAATGGACGATTGGCAAAGCGCCGGCTGGCCCGGAGAAATCCCGGAGCCGAGCGGTAATAGGTTTCCGACAGCAGATCCCGGGAACAACGGAAACATTAACTCCGGCGAGGGCGAACACGCACAACCGGAACTAACCGGTAGGATTACCGATATTCAACCCGGCAACCCGGCGATTAGCGGCGGGGAGGCACCCTCCAATAGTGGAATCAGTCCCCATACTGATCAGGTTTTTCCCGCTGGGCAGGCACGACTAGAGGGATATCCTTCCCCCTACAGCTCTGGTATTAGCGGAGACTCCCCCTCGCAAAATGAAAGTTTCTTCTCTAACGACTTTGCCCCCGAGCAGATGACAGACACTACTACATTCCCCTACTCCCCCTCACCCCAGGGAACATTTTCCTCCCCGGAGCATCCCGCTTGGGAACCGGCCGCGATGCCTCCCCGGAAACAAGAAAAAACTAAACGGGGTCCGGGTTGGCTAGCCACTATCGCAATCGCGGTGGCAGCCGCCCTCTGCGTATGGCTGTTGCCAGCCGAATTTGGGTCCCGTACTACTGCGCTTGGCAAATCTCCAGTAAAGGTGGCAACCGAAGCGCCGGTAGTGCAAGCTAACGCCAAACAGACCAACTGGGAGGCAGTCGCCAAAGCCGTCCAGCCCTCGGTGGTAGCTATCCAGGTGGCTTCCGGCGATTCCGGGGAAAGCGGATCCGGGGTAATTTTCGATGAGGCCGGACACGTGATTACCAACTATCACGTAGTTGCCTCCGCGGTTTCCGGGAAAGCGAAAGTACAGATAGAGCTGAATAACGGCAAAATCTATGAAGCCAAAATTTTAGGTACTGATTCTTCCACTGACCTGGCAGTTCTAGAGTTTGTGAAACCTCCGAAAGATTTACAGATGGCTGCGCTGGGCAGTTCCTCGAATTTGCGAGTCGCCCAGCCGGTAGCCGCCATCGGTTCTCCTTTGGGGCTAGAGAACACGGTTACCACCGGAATCATTTCGGCTCTGGATCGCCCGGTAGTAGTCACCCAGTCTTCGGGTAAATCGGGGATTCAGATTCCGGGACTTAATGAGCGTTCTGGTGCCGGGGAACGGGTCGTTACCAATGCTATCCAGGTGGATGCGGCGATTAATCCTGGCAACTCTGGGGGGCCTCTCTTTGATGCTTCAGGCAAGGTTATTGGGATTACCTCCTCGATTGCTTCTCTAGGTTCCTCTGGGGAGGGACAGGCCGGTTCCATCGGTATCGGTTTTGCTATCCCAGTGAACCTGGTGCGTAACGTGGCCGATCAGATTATCACCTCGGGCAAAGTTACCCACGCGATGCTGGGAGTCACCATTGAGACCGGAATTGCCCAGATTTCTGGGGAGGCTCGTATGGGGGCGAGGGTGTCCTCGGTAGTTCCCGGCTCGGGAGCCGATAAAGCCGGGCTCAAGCAAGGGGATCTGATTACTAAGATTGATGGGCGCCTGGTGGGTTCCGGAGTTGCACTGACCGGCTATGTTCGCTGGTACAACCCGGGGGACAAAGTAAAACTCACAGTAATCCGGGAGGACGGCTCCCACGAGATTGAGGCTCAGCTCGGCGCTCAGAAAGCCGATCGCTAA
- a CDS encoding reprolysin-like metallopeptidase, which translates to MSMSRKRNILVATLTMVGLAMGGLFAVSGSQNVQAADRTPTVRECRVMHNQVAKGQPITNIDTFLIGATSADSYTLSLYLGNTKFRPAIEAATKMWTERSGGKINFRFVDSMANRPVRVIDSPYSEGKALGTAYAAQRLLYLRLDRSGWLTQVSTVAHEIGHLLGLDHTCKGDLMAAGMAGVKDFKNPIGDADVALALQGLEKYLGYPAGSEPAQPTPNPTAEVPQPSEDPTAVPEPTQDLAPSETAQPSEDPTTTPEPSQEPEPTAQPTSEPAQPEGPSETTNPTPNPTAEVPQPSADPTTAPKPTPDPQPSVEPTPSTPEPTFTEAPTPDDPPTAVPEPTTQPDEQADNSNNFVVKVRVFFVRVFSWFGGFFRAIFS; encoded by the coding sequence ATGAGTATGAGTCGAAAAAGGAATATTTTAGTAGCCACCTTAACGATGGTGGGGCTGGCAATGGGGGGACTGTTCGCAGTTTCTGGGAGCCAAAATGTGCAAGCCGCTGACCGCACTCCTACGGTGCGCGAATGCCGGGTAATGCATAACCAGGTAGCTAAAGGGCAACCCATCACCAATATAGATACCTTTTTGATTGGCGCTACCAGCGCCGACTCTTATACTTTGTCCCTATATTTGGGTAACACCAAGTTCCGCCCAGCAATCGAAGCCGCAACCAAGATGTGGACTGAACGCAGTGGCGGAAAGATTAACTTCCGCTTCGTGGATTCGATGGCTAATCGTCCGGTACGGGTAATCGATTCCCCCTATTCCGAGGGTAAAGCGCTCGGTACTGCCTATGCCGCGCAGCGGCTGCTGTATCTACGTCTTGACCGTAGCGGTTGGCTGACTCAGGTTTCTACAGTTGCCCACGAAATCGGGCATCTTTTAGGTCTGGATCACACTTGTAAAGGCGATTTAATGGCCGCCGGTATGGCAGGGGTTAAAGATTTCAAGAACCCGATTGGGGACGCCGATGTGGCTTTAGCGCTACAAGGTTTAGAAAAATATTTAGGCTACCCGGCGGGCTCCGAGCCGGCTCAGCCCACTCCCAATCCCACTGCTGAGGTTCCTCAGCCCAGTGAAGATCCAACCGCTGTTCCCGAGCCCACACAGGATCTGGCGCCTAGTGAAACCGCGCAGCCCAGTGAAGATCCGACGACTACTCCTGAGCCCAGCCAAGAGCCAGAGCCTACGGCTCAACCTACGAGCGAACCGGCTCAGCCGGAGGGTCCCAGTGAAACCACCAATCCGACCCCGAATCCCACTGCTGAGGTTCCACAACCCAGTGCAGATCCGACCACTGCTCCTAAGCCGACTCCGGATCCGCAGCCAAGCGTAGAACCTACCCCCTCCACCCCAGAGCCTACCTTTACCGAGGCGCCAACTCCGGACGATCCGCCTACTGCGGTACCGGAGCCAACTACGCAGCCAGACGAGCAAGCCGATAACTCCAATAATTTTGTAGTTAAAGTTCGGGTGTTCTTCGTGAGGGTGTTCTCCTGGTTCGGCGGATTCTTCCGCGCGATCTTCTCCTAG